One window of the Alligator mississippiensis isolate rAllMis1 chromosome 5, rAllMis1, whole genome shotgun sequence genome contains the following:
- the PRG4 gene encoding proteoglycan 4, which yields MNSEIMEWTIMKEKLSCRGRCFEAFVRGRECDCDADCEKYGKCCSDYNKHCKEVHTVKSSHSSATTPLVNKSTTKRSPKNGKKRTPKKVVESHEVMEEQELEKSQIDGPGEIYEEVGSGLDNVEIRPSPITKEPDEDISRLENKGTTVATLSEDRTSQTPTSQSDKTSTHLKMATTKPLTTKMNLPPSTPSMAKVSTLPTTIKDTRTTALKVTTTADKGKTVGKQDTTTADTKPTTIAKTSTTTAANKATTATVNEVTTPAIDVVATDKKSTTTAGREETTAIRVTTTAPRVATVAAKDTTTAGGKATTTAKRETTADKKDMTPVAIKDTTTAVVKTTTTKKDTTAVGREPVSTIKIETLPPKIATPTVGKGDVTTGKKQTPPTSSTTVATTDKKDTTTAEGDTVTRTTKTDATRMGKVTVTATDEKDTTEAATAKKETTPIDKEIMTTNEKYKTTVKPDIAPETEETVTTAKKDITTVGKETVMSPDERDVITAKPVSTPVARETVKTTTKLVTTPAAEETVTTTKKDTTTVSKETVTSPDERDVIAAKPVTTPAARQTVKTTTKLVTTPAAEETITTAKTDTTTVGKETIMTTNEKDITTTTPVTPSATRETVKTSVKPVTTAVDKGTVVTPGEKDTITAKPVPSPAARETVRTTTNPVITTMDKGAVTKTDEKDPTTLSATKDTTTVVKDAPKTADEKVTVVVPKKISMITTDKPDRPPAVVLSTVTIHAAGETVTPRPAKIDTTTKAKDILTTTKKETTTANKEIVTIKDEKDTMPATTDKKDTTSGARKSIMTTVKDTLSTTKQMPSAAKETTTTVAIKLTTEGKETTTIAEETTTESKKSTTVSKETTTGDKKDTTTAARETSVADTRETTTAGTRETPSTDKERSTDGKKEFTTVTKDKIAVEKKEKEAATRESSSTEKRQTTTVIKETTPIDKKETPPNNREAITENNDRTTSTTPEETPTTDKVSQGSSASPIQDEPTVTQIPLVRATAKTTIDQRTNKPMIQITDSRIFLGETPGSHFPSREKAKTVPDAPVESTTGVALIEEYTRPLPTQQDRNKVTSPRRNTISPLVEQEGRTMAKTPFLTTEKSSPYIVTEKRNISNPKKGPSSSPLSVMPHLEATVTVPTNFSTMRLKEPSNTKVQSKTTEETFTKGMVATPVSTETTQNSAHTHSRHPTTKKNTPPPTTENLQKPTRPIILEQEEPKGNTFDPTPVPDRTLPHRNTGSPKETPDPFEVPTQNPHSPKEDDFKENPETLFTTAFPPNPKGSDASKQLKSSTPKSEMTTTTNSNPALSRKQETTHSVTANPQTDLVSDRETTKKSPTDNTSTSVKYTVTTSTYTTDRTAHHIPTLPSRFIRNEEREVKHFPTETPFTSYSTKAPERSTMKHANFNLSNPKDDKNKPLVKKDDSDGKNLCNKKPADGMVALQNGTLAVFRGHYYWLLNPDSPPTVSPRKISEVWGIPSPIDTVFSRCNCDGKTFFLKGSQYWRFTNDVMDKGYPKQIAKGFAGLNGKIIAALPVARYNNRPESVYFIKKGGNMQHYIYRQEPAKKCKKKARVTIRYPARLVIRRRFERAIRTQTVYQTIKIQKYSTGILHDEVKLPTYWRGFPKTVYTALSIQNYQKPDGYDYYVFSKDQYYNVNVGSRIVRSVTAITGQTVSKDWYKCPNSDLEHRI from the exons ATGAACTCTGAGATAATGGAATGGACTATAATGAAGGAGA AACTCTCCTGTAGAGGACGTTGCTTTGAAGCTTTTGTAAGAGGAAGAGAGTGCGACTGTGATGCAGACTGTGAAAAATATGGCAAGTGCTGCTCAGACTATAATAAGCATTGCAAAGAAG TCCATACTGTGAAATCATCGCACTCTTCCGCAACCACTCCTTTGGTCAACAAGTCAACAACAAAGCGTTCTCCtaaaaatggaaagaagaggACGCCAAAGAAAGTAGTAGAATCCCATGAAGTCATGGAAG AGCAAGAACTGGAAAAAAGTCAAATTGATGGGCCAGGAGAAATTTATGAGGAGGTTGGCAGTGGACTGGACAATGTGGAGATCAGGCCTTCTCCCATTACAAAGGAACCTGATGAAGATATTTCAAGACTAGAAAATAAAGGTACAACAGTGGCAACTTTGTCAGAAGATCGTACTAGCCAGACCCCTACCTCTCAGTCAGATAAAACTAGCACACACCTCAAAATGGCTACTACAAAACCATTAACTACAAAAATGAATCTACCACCTAGTACACCAAGTATGGCTAAGGTCTCAACATTACCCACTACAATTAAAGACACCAGAACTACAGCTTTGAAAGTGACAACTACTGCAGATAAAGGAAAAACTGTAGGTAAACAAGACACAACTACTGCAGATACAAAACCAACAACAATAGCTAAGACAAGCACTACAACAGCAGCTAACAAAGCAACAACAGCTACAGTTAACGAGGTAACAACTCCTGCTATAGATGTAGTAGCAACAGATAAGAAGTCTACCACAACAGCAGGTAGAGAAGAAACAACAGCGATAAGAGTCACAACTACTGCTCCTAGAGTGGCAACAGTAGCTGCTAAGGACACAACTACAGCAGGTGGAAAGGCAACAACAACGGCTAAAAGAGAGACCACAGCAGATAAAAAAGATATGACTCCTGTAGCTATAAAAGATACAACTACAGCAGTTGTaaagacaacaacaacaaaaaaagatacAACAGCTGTAGGTAGAGAACCTGTGTCAACAATTAAAATTGAAACACTACCACCTAAAATAGCTACACCTACtgtgggaaagggggatgtaacTACAGGAAAGAAACAAACACCACCTACAAGTAGCACGACAGTAGCTACAACAGATAAAAAAGATACAACTACTGCAGAGGGAGACACTGTAACAAGAACCACTAAAACTGATGCAACTAGAATGGGTAAAGTGACTGTCACTGCCACAGATGAAAAAGACACAACAGAAGCAGCAACCGCTAAAAAAGAAACAACTCCGATTGATAAAGAAATTATGAcaacaaatgaaaaatataaaaccACAGTTAAACCAGACATAGCCCCTGAAACTGAAGAAACTGTAACAACAGCTAAAAAAGATATAACTACTGTGGGCAAAGAGACTGTAATGTCCCCTGATGAAAGAGACGTGATTACAGCTAAACCAGTCTCAACTCCTGTAGCCAGAGAGACTGTAAAAACCACAACTAAATTAGTCACAACTCCTGCAGCTGAGGAAACAGTAACAACAACTAAGAAAGACACAACTACAGTGAGCAAAGAGACTGTAACGTCCCCTGATGAAAGAGACGTGATTGCAGCTAAACCTGTCACAACTCCTGCAGCCAGACAGACTGTAAAAACCACAACTAAATTAGTTACAACTCCTGCAGCTGAGGAAACTATAACAACAGCTAAGACAGACACAACTACAGTGGGCAAAGAGACTATAATGACAACAAATGAAAAAGACATCACTACAACTACACCAGTCACACCTTCTGCAACCAGAGAGACTGTGAAAACCTCAGTTAAACCAGTCACAACTGCTGTGGACAAAGGGACTGTAGTAACCCCAGGTGAAAAAGACACAATCACAGCTAAACCTGTCCCAAGTCCTGCAGCTAGGGAGACTGTAAGAACCACAACTAACCCTGTCATAACTACTATGGACAAAGGGGCTGTAACAAAAACAGATGAAAAAGATCCTACAACATTATCAGCTACAAAAGACACAACCACTGTAGTTAAAGATGCACCAAAGACAGCAGATGAGAAAGTTACAGTAGTTGTGCCCAAAAAGATCAGCATGATAACAACAGATAAACCGGACAGACCTCCTGCAGTTGTGTTATCAACAGTCACAATTcatgcagcaggagagactgTAACACCACGACCTGCTAAGATAGACACAACAACGAAAGCTAAAGATATTCTAACAACAactaaaaaagaaacaacaactgCAAACAAAGAGATTGTAACAATTAAAGATGAAAAAGACACAATGCCAGCAACAACAGATAAAAAAGACACAACTAGTGGAGCTAGAAAGAGTATAATGACAACAGTGAAAGATACTCTAAGTACCACTAAACAGATGCCTAGTGCTGctaaagaaacaacaacaactgTGGCTATAAAATTAACTACTGAAGGTAAAGAGACTACCACTATTGCTGAAGAAACAACAACTGAGAGCAAAAAGTCTACCACAGTTTCTAAAGAGACAACTACAGGAGATAAAAAGGACACTACTACTGCAGCCAGAGAGACAAGTGTGGCTGATACAAGAGAGACAACTACAGCAGGTACAAGAGAAACACCTTCTACTGATAAAGAGAGAAGTACAGATGGTAAAAAAGAGTTCACCACTGTTACCAAAGATAAAATtgcagtggaaaaaaaagaaaaagaagctgcCACAAGAGAGTCTTCATCAACTGAAAAAAGACAGACAACTACTGTTATCAAAGAAACAACCCCAATAGATAAAAAAGAAACACCACCTAATAACAGAGAGGCAATTACAGAAAATAATGACAGAACCACCAGTACCACCCCTGAAGAGACACCCACCACAGATAAAGTCTCCCAGGGAAGTTCAGCCTCACCCATACAAGATGAACCCACTGTCACTCAAATCCCACTGGTAAGAGCCACCGCCAAAACCACCATTGACCAAAGAACTAACAAGCCTATGATACAAATTACAGACTCCCGTATTTTCCTGGGAGAGACACCAGGTAGTCATTTTCCTTCAAGAGAAAAAGCAAAGACAGTACCAGATGCTCCAGTGGAAAGCACAACAGGAGTTGCATTGATCGAAGAATACACAAGGCCTCTCCCTACACAACAAGATAGAAACAAAGTTACTTCTCCAAGGAGAAATACTATTTCTCCACTGGTTGAACAAGAAGGTAGAACCATGGCCAAAACACCTTTCCTAACTACTGAAAAATCCAGCCCATATATAGTTACCGAAAAAAGAAACATCTCAAACCCTAAGAAAGGACCCAGCTCATCTCCCCTTTCTGTGATGCCACATCTAGAAGCTACTGTTACTGTGCCTACAAACTTTTCTACGATGCGGCTCAAAGAACCATCCAATACAAAAGTTCAGTCTAAAACCACTGAGGAAACTTTTACTAAAGGAATGGTAGCAACCCCTGTTTCTACAGAGACCACGCAAAACTCTGCACATACGCACAGTAGACATCCTACCACCAAGAAAAACACACCACCACCTACAACTGAAAATCTGCAGAAACCAACACGTCCAATTATTCTTGAACAGGAGGAACCTAAAGGTAATACGTTTGATCCAACGCCTGTTCCAGACAGAACTTTACCTCACAGAAACACAGGCAGCCCAAAAGAAACCCCTGATCCTTTTGAGGTTCCCACACAAAATCCTCACTCTCCAAAAGAAGATGATTTCAAGGAGAACCCAGAAACATTATTCACAACTGCTTTTCCACCTAATCCTAAAGGCAGTGATGCAAGTAAACAGTTGAAAAGCAGTACCCCCAAATCAGAGATGACAACAACCACAAACTCTAATCCTGCTCTCTCTCGAAAGCAAGAAACAACACACAGCGTTACAGCTAATCCCCAAACTGATCTTGTTTCAGATAGAGAAACTACCAAGAAAAGCCCAACAGATAACACAAGCACTTCAGTAAAATATACTGTAACAACTTCAACCTATACAACTGATAGGACTGCACATCATATCCCTACATTGCCTAGCAGATTCATAAGGAATGAAGAAAGAGAAGTTAAACATTTCCCCACTGAAACACCATTTACATCTTACTCAACAAAAGCTCCTGAAAGAAGTACTATGAAACATGCGAACTTTAATCTCTCCAACCCAAAGGATGACAAAAACAAGCCACTGGTTAAAAAAG ATGATTCAGATGGGAAGAATTTGTGTAACAAAAAGCCAGCAGATGGGATGGTTGCTTTACAAAATGGAACATTAGCTGTATTCCGAG GTCACTACTACTGGCTGCTGAATCCCGATAGCCCGCCAACAGTTTCCCCTCGTAAAATCAGTGAAGTGTGGGGCATTCCATCCCCCATTGATACAGTCTTCTCCAGATGCAACTGCGATGGCAAAACTTTCTTCTTGAAG GGTTCACAATACTGGCGCTTCACCAATGATGTAATGGATAAAGGGTATCCCAAGCAAATTGCAAAAGGATTTGCAGGActaaatggaaaaataattgcAGCTCTCCCAGTAGCAAGGTATAACAACAGGCCAGAGTCTGTATATTTTATCAAAAAAG GTGGCAACATGCAGCATTACATCTACAGACAAGAACCAGCCAAGAAGTGCAAAAAAAAAGCACGTGTTACTATAAGGTACCCAGCAAGACTTGTGATAAGGAGACGTTTTGAACGTGCAATAAGAACACAGACTGTTTACCAAACTATCAAAATCCAGAAATATTCAACAG